TTAGAAGCCGCAATTATCGAAGCCATTGCCCTTAAACCAGCTAAGCATGACTTTGTCGAACAACCGAAAAAAATCCTTCGTTTTATGTCACAAACAGGCGGCTAGCCTAGTTTGAAGCGTCTCACACAATCTTTCAGATAGTCGATACAATCATCAATCTTCCGAATAGGTGGATCTACAATGGCTAGTCGATTAGATGTGAAAGGGGTTTTACAAAAAGCCCCTTTATTCCAGCAGTTATCCGATATCCAATTAGATGAAGTTTTCCAAGCGACGACAGAAATCCGTGTCTCGAAAGGAGAGCTTTTATTCAGTAAAGGCGATATGCCCACAGGGATTCACCTAGTGGTGATTGGGCAAATCAAACTCGGCGTGATTAATCCGCAAGGGCAAGAAAAAGTCTTGGAAATGTTTGGGCCTAGGCAAACCTTTGGCGAGGCAGTAGTCTTTTTAGACCGCGCATATCCCGTATTTGCTCAAGCCTTGGTTGACTCTGTCGTACTACACATAGAGAAACAAGCTATTTTCAATGCACTCAGTAGAGATGTTTCTATTGCTAAAAAGATGCTAGCTGGTTTATCGCTCCGGCTTCATGAACTCGTACTAGATGTAGAATCTTATAGCCTCTCAAATGGCTTGCAGCGCGTCATTGGCTTTTTACTGAATGCTGATATCAGAGGGGAAGATGGCAACACTGGGTATATCGAATTACCCGCCTCTAAGAACGTTATTGCTTCTCGCCTAAACCTTACGCCAGAAAGCCTATCTCGAACGCTGAATCAGCTCAGTAACGAAGGCTTAATCAATGTAGAAAACCGCATTATTCATCTGCTAGACATCGCCAAACTGCGCACTCACCAATAATCTGCAATCCACGCTATACCGCCATTCAGCGGAATCTTACGATTTGTGACAATTACTACATTGACACTACAGTTGACTCGCTCTAGAGTGCAAATAAATTACAGTTAAATGTAAAAACAAATAAATATAATCAAGTTAGCCCACTGCATTCTTTATTTCTCATCCACGTATTTTCATAGGGTCTCGCAGTATGTTTAATCGCAAAGAAAAAGAACAAATCGCTGAATTAACACAACAGTTACAGCGCCAACAAGCCATTCTCACTGCGCTAGACCGGGCAACGGCATTTGTAGAGTTTGATTTATCTGGCAAGGTGGTTCAAGCGAACTCACTTTTTGCCGCCACCATGGGTTTTGGCAACCCTTCGCAAGTCATTGGTAAATCTCACAGCGAGTTTTGCGAGCCTAGCTACACCCAATCGTCCGAATACCAGCAGTTTTGGACCAACCTAAGAAATGGTTCGCCGTTTCAGGGGGTAGTAAAGCGTCTAAAATCCAGCCATGAACCAGTGTGGTTAGAAGCTACCTACACACCCATCATCAATGCGCAAAACCAAGTCACTGGCGTGATTAAAATTGCGAGTGATGTCACCGAGGCGATCCTATCTTCCGGCAGAAATAAAGCCATTCTTGCGTCTATTAACCGCGCAATGGCCGTTATCGAATTTACAGTAGATGGCATTGTGAAAGAGTGTAATGATAATTTCCTTAGCACCATGGGCTATAGCAAATCCGAGCTGATTGGTAAGCACCATCAAATTTTCTGTTCCTCAGCCATTGTCTCTAGCCCTGAATATCAGCAATTTTGGTCATCGTTATCCCGTGGCCAACTAATGACAGGGAAATTCGAGCGTGTCAGTAAATCTGGTAAGCAAATCTGGTTAGAAGCTAGCTACAACCCGGTATTTGATGATCAAGGCCATGTGGTTAGTGTGATTAAATTCGCCACCGATATTACCGCCCAGATAGAGCAAAATCAGCTAGAGAGAGACAGTGCATTATTTGCCTTTACCACCTCTCAGCAAACCCAATCTTGGGCGGAAACGGGAGTCCAGAACGTAGACAATAGTGTGAAAGCCATCCGCTCTATGTCTGCTAATATTGATGCCGCCTCATCTAATATTCACGAGCTTGGCCAAAAATCGCAAGAGATTACCTCTATCGTCAACACCATTAAAGAAATTGCCGATCAGACCAATTTGCTCGCGCTAAATGCTGCGATTGAAGCCGCTAGGGCAGGGGAAACCGGTCGTGGTTTTGCGGTGGTGGCAGATGAAGTCAGAAAACTATCCGAAAGAACCGGCCAATCTACCGCAGAAATTTCTAAAACCATTTCCGACATTCAATCTAAAACATCTATTGCCGTTCAAAGCATGGGGCTAATTCAATCTGAAGTTGGGAGTAGTGTAGACATCACCATGGCTACCGGCGAAACCATCCGCCAGATTAGCGAAGGGGCCAATGCAGTAGTGTCTGCTATCGGAAAACTACCTTATGTACATAAAGGGTAAGTAGTCGGTTTACCAAAAGCTACCAACCTAATTATTCGTCATTAGGTTGGTATTCTCTGTTTTGCCATTGGCAAATTAGCAATACATTTCACCAACCCTAGATGTACGCGCAAATTCCCCAAGTATTTAAGGCAACTGTATGCCTTCCCAAAGTGAACATGCATAGTTAAGCAGGTCTGGGTCATCTGTCGTATGCAGTCCATCCAACATATTTAATTGATCTAAATTAATGCTGCTACACATCGGGTAGTCTCTGGTTCTTTTTACCGCTTTAATACTGACAAAATAAGCGATAGTAGGAATGTGGAAACCAGCTGCTAAGTGGACAGAGGCAGAATCTGTGGTGATGACACAAGT
This genomic interval from Leeia speluncae contains the following:
- a CDS encoding Crp/Fnr family transcriptional regulator, with the protein product MASRLDVKGVLQKAPLFQQLSDIQLDEVFQATTEIRVSKGELLFSKGDMPTGIHLVVIGQIKLGVINPQGQEKVLEMFGPRQTFGEAVVFLDRAYPVFAQALVDSVVLHIEKQAIFNALSRDVSIAKKMLAGLSLRLHELVLDVESYSLSNGLQRVIGFLLNADIRGEDGNTGYIELPASKNVIASRLNLTPESLSRTLNQLSNEGLINVENRIIHLLDIAKLRTHQ
- a CDS encoding methyl-accepting chemotaxis protein gives rise to the protein MFNRKEKEQIAELTQQLQRQQAILTALDRATAFVEFDLSGKVVQANSLFAATMGFGNPSQVIGKSHSEFCEPSYTQSSEYQQFWTNLRNGSPFQGVVKRLKSSHEPVWLEATYTPIINAQNQVTGVIKIASDVTEAILSSGRNKAILASINRAMAVIEFTVDGIVKECNDNFLSTMGYSKSELIGKHHQIFCSSAIVSSPEYQQFWSSLSRGQLMTGKFERVSKSGKQIWLEASYNPVFDDQGHVVSVIKFATDITAQIEQNQLERDSALFAFTTSQQTQSWAETGVQNVDNSVKAIRSMSANIDAASSNIHELGQKSQEITSIVNTIKEIADQTNLLALNAAIEAARAGETGRGFAVVADEVRKLSERTGQSTAEISKTISDIQSKTSIAVQSMGLIQSEVGSSVDITMATGETIRQISEGANAVVSAIGKLPYVHKG